A stretch of DNA from Spirosoma endbachense:
AGGCGAAGCTTTGAAAGGCGGTTTAAAGCTCGCACCACCAATACACTAGTCGAATACGTGCAGCGGGTAAAGGTGGAGTTTGCCAAAAAGCAGTTAGAAGGGGGTCAGAAGACGATCAATGAAATCGTCTATGCGACCGGTTACATTGACCTTGATGCCTTTCGGAAGGTCTTTCGGAAGGTGACGGACTTATCACCCGTTGAATACCGGAAGAAATATGGGGGTTATCGGTGAACGAACCACCTCTAGTCAATGATCCTTTGGAAACCTATTTAGGACTATTTGTTCCAACGTTTCAAAATACCCCACTAGGTGTGACGAAGGAGTATCAATAATTCGGGCGTTTAACGAGATTACCAAAAGTGACATCCAGTAGTCTCAAAAACACTTGAAAGTAGGTCAAACTTGTAGTAAGGCCATCTGTTCAGACACGAAGAATCGCCTTCAGATTCATGGGTGCCGATCTGCATCCAGTGCACATTAGTAGCAGCCAAAAAGCTACTCAAAATCGTAAGGAAAATTTGTTTGCAAGAATATTTTCCGTTTCCTTTGCTATGGAAAATATAGTTAGGCTAATATTTTCCATAGCCAGCTTCTATGAAGAACCAAATAGTACAGGCATCCTTACAGCTGTGCTTACAGTATGGCATTCGGCAAATGTCCATCCAGAAGCTCGTTGAGTCCTTAACTATCTCCACCAAAACAGTTTATAAGTACTTTACAAATAAAGAAGAGCTCCTTGAAGCAGTCTTGTATCGCTACCATGGCGAGCAGTACCAACTGTTGGAAAAACTTCCAGTTGGGGAAAACGCGGCCTGTCTGTTTTTCACGATCTGGCAAACGGCTATTGACAAGGAGTACCAGATCAATAAAGTCTTCTACGAAGATCTGCACGATTACTACCCCGAGCTGGAACAGAAGGTGAATGCCGTAATTGGGCCAAAATTTGAGCAGTACTTTCTGGCCGTCATTCACCAGGCCATAGACCAGGGGGCCTTTAGAGACGACATTCTTCCCCCCGTTGCTTTACAAAGTGTGCTGGTACTTCACCAGGCTGTTGTTCGGGGCGGGGCGTTTAACCGGTTCGGTTTATCGGCCCAAGCCTTAATGATCCAAACGATCGGTCAGTACATCCGAAGTCTTTGCACACCCGGCGGACTTAAAGCCCTTGATGAGCATATACAAGCGTCGTTGACAACCCCTATAGCCCCATTGCCAATGGGCTCTTCTCACTAATTCAAAACTGCTGAAATGCCAGTACCTATGCCATCAAACCGTTTTCGTCACATCCTGTTTTGTCTGACAATGGCTGCTTCTTCGGTTAGCCAGGCGCAAAATAATCTGCCACAGCAAAGCGCGGTGCTCGCCAAACAATACACCACCAAAGACACGCTGTTTAGCCAGCCTTACGTGGATAAGGATGAGTGGCGGGAAAAGCCGGTGCGCCACCGGTACGTACATGGTGGTTTTACGGGG
This window harbors:
- a CDS encoding TetR/AcrR family transcriptional regulator produces the protein MKNQIVQASLQLCLQYGIRQMSIQKLVESLTISTKTVYKYFTNKEELLEAVLYRYHGEQYQLLEKLPVGENAACLFFTIWQTAIDKEYQINKVFYEDLHDYYPELEQKVNAVIGPKFEQYFLAVIHQAIDQGAFRDDILPPVALQSVLVLHQAVVRGGAFNRFGLSAQALMIQTIGQYIRSLCTPGGLKALDEHIQASLTTPIAPLPMGSSH